One Aerococcus urinaeequi DNA segment encodes these proteins:
- a CDS encoding prolyl-tRNA synthetase associated domain-containing protein: MDKAAVYDFLNDQEIEYEVTDHKAVYDMAELVEIDLPYPEADAKNLFIRDDKKRQYYLISVQGDKRVDLKAFRDQFNTRRLSFGSDKDLLALMGLTPGAVSPLGLLNDHDLKIAYYLDRQLVADDHLIGVHPNENTATIWLKGQDLVDLIEANGHSVTVADF; the protein is encoded by the coding sequence ATGGATAAAGCTGCAGTTTATGATTTTTTGAATGACCAGGAAATTGAGTACGAGGTGACTGACCATAAGGCGGTTTATGATATGGCTGAGCTGGTGGAAATTGATTTACCTTATCCTGAGGCGGATGCGAAAAACTTATTTATTCGGGATGATAAGAAGCGTCAGTATTATTTAATTTCGGTGCAAGGGGATAAGCGGGTTGATTTAAAGGCTTTTCGGGACCAGTTTAATACGCGTCGATTATCTTTTGGGTCGGATAAAGATTTGCTGGCTTTGATGGGCTTAACGCCTGGTGCGGTGTCGCCTTTAGGTTTATTGAATGACCATGATTTGAAGATTGCTTATTATTTGGACCGACAATTGGTAGCGGATGATCATCTGATTGGTGTGCATCCTAATGAAAATACGGCGACGATTTGGCTAAAAGGACAAGATTTAGTAGATTTGATTGAAGCTAATGGACATTCGGTGACGGTGGCAGATTTTTAA
- a CDS encoding ROK family protein, with translation MTRDLLYGGIEAGGTKFICAVADEDLNIIDQVRIDTTVPEETMGEVKTFFDRYEVESFGISSFGPIDINHDSPTYGYITSTPKLPWQNYDFVGQMKAWFGDKPIAWTTDVNGASLAENTMGAAKGAKSCLYLTIGTGVGGGFSMNGEIYHAHSHPEMGHIKVAQDPHDHFEGACPFHGNCIEGLVSGPAIEKRTGIKGADLPSDHEVWDYVANYLGQAIANYTLTLAPERVVLGGGVMHQDQLLDKIRTQVEKALANYVELPAMTDYIQLPKLGDNAGITGSLLLAKQALTDAK, from the coding sequence ATGACAAGAGATTTATTATATGGTGGTATAGAGGCTGGAGGCACGAAGTTTATCTGTGCGGTAGCTGACGAAGACTTAAATATTATTGACCAAGTGCGTATTGATACGACGGTTCCAGAAGAAACCATGGGTGAAGTAAAAACTTTCTTTGACCGATATGAAGTGGAAAGTTTTGGTATTTCATCTTTTGGCCCGATCGACATCAATCATGACTCGCCAACTTATGGTTATATCACCTCAACGCCAAAATTGCCTTGGCAAAATTATGATTTTGTTGGGCAAATGAAAGCGTGGTTTGGTGATAAACCGATTGCTTGGACAACGGATGTAAATGGCGCGTCACTTGCTGAAAACACGATGGGTGCTGCAAAAGGTGCTAAATCTTGCCTTTATTTAACCATTGGGACTGGTGTTGGTGGTGGTTTCTCTATGAACGGGGAAATTTACCATGCACACAGTCATCCGGAAATGGGCCATATTAAAGTTGCTCAAGACCCTCATGACCACTTTGAAGGGGCTTGTCCATTCCATGGCAATTGTATTGAAGGACTTGTGTCAGGACCTGCCATCGAAAAACGGACAGGCATTAAAGGTGCTGACTTACCTTCAGATCATGAAGTCTGGGACTATGTGGCAAATTATTTAGGTCAAGCCATTGCCAACTATACTTTAACTTTAGCGCCGGAACGCGTCGTACTAGGTGGTGGCGTGATGCATCAAGATCAATTATTGGATAAGATTCGTACACAAGTAGAAAAAGCGCTTGCTAATTATGTTGAATTGCCAGCAATGACAGATTATATCCAGTTACCTAAGCTAGGTGATAATGCTGGGATTACAGGCTCATTGTTGTTGGCTAAGCAAGCTTTAACGGATGCTAAGTAG
- a CDS encoding 3-phosphoglycerate dehydrogenase family protein, with amino-acid sequence MELKDKVYQLTTYNAIAAEGMERFERAKYAINENDDPDALILRSKDLHDITFNDSLKAIARAGAGTNNIPIQRATEAGIVVFNTPGANANAVKELVLANLLLSVRPILQGHEWIQNYKFGPDDDVEAIVEANKKQFAGNELEGKKLGIIGLGAIGAMIANDAYRLGIEVYGYDPYVSVDTAWSISRRVNRVMELDDLLKICDFITVHVPLMDSTRGMIGERELAMMKEDVQLYNFARGPIVDKEAVLKAVNDNRIGGYTTDFADAELLHHEKIRVLPHLGASTEEAEINCARMAAGNLKRFLQTGDIVNSVNFPSVQMSFNSPVRITIINRNIPNMIGKISSFVAEQGMNIANMVNRGRGDFAYTLVDLEELDHEKVERLVAKLEEIPDIVRVRAIEHPGQFFEEV; translated from the coding sequence ATGGAATTAAAAGATAAAGTTTATCAATTAACAACTTATAATGCGATTGCTGCTGAAGGTATGGAGCGTTTTGAACGAGCGAAATATGCCATTAATGAAAATGATGATCCAGATGCATTGATTTTACGTTCTAAAGATTTGCATGATATAACATTTAACGATTCATTAAAAGCGATTGCGCGAGCTGGTGCGGGTACAAATAATATCCCAATTCAACGTGCTACTGAGGCGGGAATTGTTGTATTCAACACCCCTGGTGCGAATGCGAATGCGGTTAAAGAGTTAGTACTAGCTAATTTATTATTATCTGTTCGTCCTATTTTACAAGGACATGAATGGATACAAAATTACAAGTTTGGTCCAGATGATGATGTTGAAGCGATTGTTGAAGCGAACAAGAAACAATTTGCTGGAAATGAATTAGAAGGTAAGAAACTAGGTATTATCGGTTTAGGTGCTATTGGTGCTATGATCGCTAACGATGCTTACCGTTTAGGGATTGAAGTGTATGGTTATGACCCATATGTGTCTGTAGATACTGCCTGGAGTATTTCACGTCGTGTTAACCGTGTGATGGAATTAGATGATTTATTAAAAATCTGTGATTTTATTACTGTTCACGTACCTTTAATGGATTCAACCCGTGGTATGATTGGCGAACGTGAGTTGGCTATGATGAAAGAAGATGTACAATTATATAACTTTGCTCGTGGTCCGATTGTAGATAAGGAAGCAGTTTTAAAAGCTGTTAATGACAACCGTATTGGTGGGTATACTACGGACTTTGCGGATGCAGAATTATTACACCATGAAAAAATCCGTGTGTTACCACATTTAGGTGCTTCTACTGAGGAAGCAGAAATCAATTGTGCCCGTATGGCAGCTGGAAACTTAAAACGCTTTTTACAGACAGGGGATATTGTAAATTCAGTTAACTTCCCATCTGTACAAATGAGCTTTAATTCACCAGTTCGTATCACCATTATTAATCGTAACATTCCAAACATGATTGGTAAGATTTCAAGCTTTGTGGCGGAACAAGGAATGAATATTGCGAATATGGTGAACCGTGGTCGTGGTGACTTTGCTTATACATTAGTCGATTTAGAGGAATTAGATCATGAGAAAGTTGAGCGTTTAGTCGCAAAATTAGAGGAGATTCCAGATATTGTTCGTGTACGTGCAATTGAGCATCCAGGTCAATTCTTTGAAGAAGTTTAA
- the serC gene encoding 3-phosphoserine/phosphohydroxythreonine transaminase, with protein sequence MTTVYNFSAGPAVLPKAVLEQAQAELLNYNGTEMSVMELSHRSSSFVDIIERAEQQLRDLMHIPDNYKVLFLQGGATQQFTMVPANLAKGQKVQYVNTGSWATKAIKAAQVLDDVTVEEIASSKADGFTSVPDFAAEAVDSEAAYLHITTNETIGGVTFHDIPAFDGVTLVADMSSNILANDYKVEDFGLIYAGAQKNLGPSGVTIVIVREDLLKEDKSLPDFFSYATQADKGSMINTPPTFAIYMVGLVLEWVAAQGGQEAMYANAKERANLLYDYIDQSDLFVNHVKVENRSLTNIPFLTNEPELDKKFIAEADAAGFKQLKGHRSVGGMRASLYNAFPLEGVKALVAFMKAFEEENK encoded by the coding sequence ATGACAACTGTTTATAATTTCTCAGCTGGTCCGGCAGTATTGCCCAAGGCTGTATTAGAACAAGCACAAGCGGAACTTTTAAATTACAACGGTACAGAAATGTCCGTGATGGAATTGAGTCACCGCTCATCCTCCTTCGTTGATATTATCGAACGAGCTGAACAACAATTACGCGATTTGATGCACATTCCTGATAATTATAAAGTTTTATTCTTACAGGGTGGGGCAACACAACAATTCACAATGGTACCAGCAAACCTTGCGAAAGGACAAAAGGTTCAATATGTGAATACTGGTTCATGGGCTACAAAAGCTATTAAAGCTGCGCAAGTTTTAGATGATGTAACGGTTGAAGAGATTGCTTCTTCTAAAGCGGACGGTTTTACTTCTGTACCAGATTTTGCTGCTGAAGCTGTTGATTCAGAAGCTGCTTACTTACATATCACAACTAACGAAACAATCGGCGGGGTAACTTTCCATGATATCCCAGCTTTTGATGGTGTGACTTTAGTAGCGGATATGTCTTCTAATATCTTAGCGAATGACTATAAAGTAGAAGATTTCGGTTTAATTTATGCTGGTGCACAAAAGAACTTGGGACCTTCAGGGGTGACAATTGTCATTGTGCGTGAAGATTTACTGAAAGAAGATAAATCTCTACCAGACTTCTTCTCTTATGCAACACAAGCAGATAAAGGTTCTATGATTAATACACCACCAACATTTGCGATTTATATGGTTGGTTTAGTATTAGAATGGGTAGCAGCACAAGGCGGACAAGAAGCAATGTATGCGAATGCTAAAGAACGTGCGAACTTATTGTATGACTACATTGATCAATCTGATTTATTTGTAAATCATGTAAAAGTAGAAAACCGTTCATTAACCAATATTCCCTTCTTAACGAATGAACCTGAATTAGATAAGAAATTTATCGCTGAAGCGGATGCTGCTGGATTCAAACAATTAAAAGGTCACCGTTCAGTGGGTGGTATGCGCGCTAGTTTATATAATGCTTTCCCATTAGAAGGGGTTAAAGCACTAGTAGCATTTATGAAGGCATTTGAAGAAGAAAATAAATAG
- a CDS encoding LURP-one-related/scramblase family protein, with translation MKLYMKQKLFSLKQDFNIYDHNQTPLFRVSSKLFSVGRQLRIYDALTDEELAYVKESPFRFLTQLKVYKGNDYIATIQQKMTLFKTKMAIQDIGWTIQGDFLGWNYIIKDEKNQTIAEVKAKMLSWSDTFEITIDDTEVDPIIVLAIILAIDTIRDKQQSG, from the coding sequence ATGAAATTATATATGAAGCAAAAGTTATTTTCATTAAAGCAGGATTTTAATATTTACGACCACAATCAAACACCCCTGTTTCGTGTATCTAGCAAATTATTTTCAGTTGGTCGCCAATTACGGATTTACGATGCCCTAACAGATGAGGAACTAGCTTATGTAAAAGAATCGCCTTTTCGCTTTTTAACCCAGCTAAAGGTCTACAAAGGCAATGATTATATAGCTACTATCCAACAAAAAATGACTTTATTTAAAACCAAAATGGCCATTCAAGATATAGGATGGACAATTCAAGGAGACTTTTTAGGTTGGAATTATATCATCAAAGATGAAAAAAATCAGACAATTGCGGAGGTTAAAGCAAAAATGCTATCTTGGTCAGATACGTTTGAAATTACGATTGATGATACTGAAGTAGATCCTATTATTGTCCTCGCGATTATTCTTGCGATTGATACCATCCGCGACAAGCAACAATCTGGTTGA
- a CDS encoding response regulator transcription factor: MKIMLVEDDLVIAQSLATALNKWQYETIITENFEDILGEFKRHNPQLILMDLNLPNYNGYFWTQEIRKLSQVPIIFISSVGEPVDMVMAIQMGADDYITKPIDMQVTVSKIQALLRRTYTFSMEVDTNTYQLVGAILDTNKAKVTFNQSEVSLTFTELQILLVLFQAKGDYVAREKILDFCWQNDQFIDDNTLAVNMTRIRKKLRQIGLDNFIQTKKNYGYRIKVEPS; this comes from the coding sequence ATGAAGATAATGTTAGTAGAAGATGATTTAGTGATTGCCCAAAGTTTGGCCACCGCCTTAAATAAGTGGCAATATGAAACTATCATTACAGAAAATTTCGAAGATATCCTTGGTGAATTCAAACGCCATAACCCACAATTAATTTTAATGGATTTGAACTTGCCTAATTATAATGGCTATTTTTGGACCCAGGAAATTCGCAAGCTTTCCCAAGTACCCATTATTTTTATTTCCTCAGTTGGCGAACCGGTTGATATGGTGATGGCGATTCAAATGGGCGCTGATGATTATATTACAAAACCAATCGATATGCAGGTTACAGTAAGTAAGATTCAAGCTTTGCTTAGAAGAACCTATACCTTTTCTATGGAAGTAGATACCAATACTTATCAACTTGTGGGGGCAATACTTGATACCAATAAAGCTAAAGTTACTTTCAACCAGTCTGAAGTTAGCCTCACCTTTACCGAACTACAAATTCTTCTGGTCCTATTTCAAGCCAAGGGGGACTATGTAGCCCGTGAGAAGATTTTAGATTTCTGCTGGCAAAATGATCAATTTATTGACGACAATACTTTAGCTGTAAATATGACTCGGATTCGCAAAAAATTGCGGCAAATTGGCTTAGATAATTTTATTCAAACAAAGAAAAACTACGGTTACCGCATCAAAGTAGAACCATCTTAA
- a CDS encoding sensor histidine kinase, whose amino-acid sequence MKQLIQRFIRQEGMTLLFLSIIFATIILIFFLFDLSKSALELLLWLLFIISIIYFTGRMIYQKEQRNLLAENEALKTQINTNKNNALQQQADTEEYFLMWVHQMKTPITASQLVLDQSSEQSANYLKQNMVEIENYTNMALHYLRLVNPDRDLTFTKVSLDAIIRPLIKKYRGQFIHQQVKLHYETINESIVTEANLTSLMIEQILNNALKYTHNGDIWIQFDAQNMLLTIKDNGKGIRESDLPKIFDKGFSGFNGQLNEKSSGIGLYLVKTIATRLNQRVTVTSTVNEGTTFTIYLHQRTLSIY is encoded by the coding sequence ATGAAACAATTGATTCAGCGGTTTATCCGCCAGGAAGGCATGACCCTACTCTTTTTGTCCATCATCTTCGCTACTATCATACTGATATTTTTTTTGTTTGACTTATCTAAGTCAGCATTAGAATTATTACTATGGTTACTCTTCATTATCAGTATCATTTATTTTACGGGTCGCATGATATATCAAAAGGAACAGAGAAATTTACTAGCTGAGAATGAAGCTTTAAAAACGCAAATAAATACGAATAAGAATAATGCACTCCAACAACAAGCTGATACGGAGGAATACTTTTTAATGTGGGTGCATCAAATGAAGACCCCTATTACCGCTAGCCAACTTGTCCTCGACCAATCAAGTGAGCAAAGCGCCAATTACTTAAAACAAAATATGGTAGAGATCGAAAACTATACCAATATGGCATTGCATTATTTACGACTAGTCAATCCCGACCGTGACCTGACATTTACAAAAGTCTCACTAGACGCAATCATCCGGCCTTTAATCAAGAAATACCGTGGACAATTTATTCACCAACAAGTGAAATTACATTATGAAACCATTAACGAATCGATTGTAACTGAAGCTAATTTGACTAGTTTAATGATCGAACAGATTTTAAATAATGCCTTAAAATATACGCATAATGGTGATATTTGGATTCAATTTGACGCCCAAAATATGCTGTTAACAATTAAAGATAATGGCAAAGGGATTCGGGAAAGTGACCTGCCAAAGATATTTGACAAGGGTTTTTCGGGCTTTAATGGTCAGTTGAATGAAAAATCATCCGGTATCGGTTTATATTTGGTTAAAACAATTGCCACACGGCTAAACCAGCGCGTCACTGTCACTTCCACTGTGAATGAAGGCACAACTTTTACCATCTATTTACACCAACGTACCCTCTCTATTTATTAA
- a CDS encoding ABC transporter ATP-binding protein, whose protein sequence is MLLDVANIKKVYKTKGNETTALQNIDFAVNEGEYVAIMGESGSGKSTLLNIIATFDKATEGKVNLAGQDLATIKSKEIAQFRREKLGFVFQDFNVLDTFSNKDNILLPLVLSNVPVGEMEKRLEKIAQPLGITNLLDKFPYEISGGQRQRVAIARAIITQPNLLLADEPTGALDSKSSEQILNIFKQIHQSGNTILMVTHSIPAAASAGRVLFIKDGVVYHELYRGEATDQEMRERIAESLTMLTNRGV, encoded by the coding sequence ATGTTACTAGATGTAGCAAACATTAAAAAAGTATATAAAACAAAGGGGAATGAAACAACTGCCCTACAAAACATCGACTTTGCCGTGAATGAAGGTGAATATGTCGCAATCATGGGGGAATCTGGTTCAGGTAAATCGACCCTATTAAACATCATTGCCACTTTTGATAAAGCCACTGAAGGTAAAGTAAACTTAGCTGGCCAAGACCTAGCAACCATTAAAAGTAAGGAAATTGCCCAGTTTCGTCGGGAAAAATTGGGTTTCGTTTTCCAAGATTTTAACGTATTAGATACTTTCTCAAATAAAGACAATATCTTACTACCATTGGTCTTATCCAATGTACCCGTAGGTGAAATGGAAAAACGCCTAGAAAAAATTGCTCAACCACTTGGTATCACTAATTTATTAGATAAATTCCCATACGAAATTTCTGGTGGACAACGGCAACGGGTGGCTATCGCCCGAGCAATCATCACCCAACCCAACTTATTATTAGCGGACGAACCAACGGGTGCTTTAGATTCTAAATCGTCAGAGCAAATTCTAAATATATTCAAACAAATCCATCAAAGTGGTAACACTATCCTAATGGTTACCCACTCAATCCCCGCTGCAGCAAGCGCCGGACGGGTACTTTTCATTAAAGATGGGGTTGTCTACCACGAATTATACCGCGGTGAAGCTACTGACCAAGAGATGCGCGAACGGATTGCAGAAAGTTTAACCATGTTAACGAATCGAGGTGTGTAA
- a CDS encoding ABC transporter permease, whose amino-acid sequence MRLGMLTKLAVTNIKKRATVYFPYFLSFTLLMGLEYIMASLMTNDFVQERNAQLPTIIAFAIFLSTILITIFTIYANNFIQKQRRLEYGLYTVLGLERKHISLMMLIEQFILWITSTVLATGIGFIFGKMIFIMINKLMKDTGATLMDYPFSLGVAGYTVAVGGLIMFFVYLINNIRLSRMQATELLQEKKAGEKEPKANILVLLIGLVAMGAGYYFALTISNAMSQLPLLFGTILLIIIGTYCLFISLSILVLKALQKNKKHYYKPENFLMISGMLYRMRANAVSLASIAILCTGIIVTVGTTLSLYMGMSSIIEGATPRQFELTYIVSENGEQEKLTEEDFLTDMSNYLGEDINTSFASGYDLTMIGARFNDGVFQPESGEPEWLAYLLLTTVDDFNELYGEDYQLEENQALYASQIKNAKELDQITLLADDDNKQVLDLQAIDETYMPTNYVGDIMYLVVPNEDVLNEIRENFLISVYGSDEPVKAEPSQSLYFDVDDEAQAKEIEQMIADNRIAVTIGNHTYRISSKQSMTKELYSLNGGFLFLGMIVGIVLIIGTILMLYFKQISEGYDDKEKFDIMGQVGLPDSLIKQTIQKQVFWIFALPSIVAVLNAVMAHKIVMSLLRTLGLIAPTTVLTAYGIVIVVFIAIYAICYLITSKMYYAIIKKEM is encoded by the coding sequence ATGCGCCTAGGTATGCTAACAAAACTTGCAGTGACAAATATTAAAAAACGTGCCACTGTGTACTTTCCCTACTTTCTATCCTTTACCTTATTGATGGGTTTGGAATATATTATGGCATCCTTAATGACCAATGATTTTGTTCAAGAGCGCAATGCACAACTACCAACAATCATTGCCTTTGCCATTTTCCTATCTACGATTTTAATTACTATCTTTACCATTTATGCCAATAATTTCATTCAAAAACAAAGGCGACTGGAATACGGTTTATACACCGTCCTCGGTCTAGAGCGTAAGCATATTTCACTGATGATGTTGATTGAACAATTCATCTTATGGATCACTAGTACTGTCCTAGCCACAGGTATCGGTTTTATTTTTGGAAAAATGATCTTCATCATGATCAACAAACTGATGAAAGACACCGGTGCCACCCTAATGGATTATCCATTTTCACTGGGTGTTGCTGGTTATACAGTTGCTGTCGGTGGTTTAATTATGTTCTTCGTGTATCTGATCAATAATATTCGTCTAAGTCGGATGCAAGCAACAGAATTATTACAAGAGAAAAAAGCTGGGGAAAAAGAACCTAAAGCAAATATTCTTGTTCTACTTATTGGTTTAGTGGCAATGGGGGCTGGCTACTACTTTGCCCTAACAATCTCAAACGCTATGAGCCAATTGCCACTCCTATTTGGTACAATTCTACTGATTATCATCGGTACTTACTGCCTATTTATCAGTCTTTCAATTCTTGTTTTAAAAGCCTTACAGAAAAACAAGAAACACTACTATAAGCCAGAAAACTTTTTAATGATTTCTGGCATGTTATACCGGATGCGGGCAAATGCCGTTTCCCTAGCATCGATCGCCATCCTTTGTACCGGTATCATCGTTACTGTTGGAACAACCCTATCCTTATACATGGGAATGTCATCGATTATTGAAGGTGCAACCCCTCGTCAATTTGAGTTGACTTATATTGTGTCAGAAAATGGTGAACAGGAAAAACTTACTGAAGAAGATTTTCTGACGGATATGTCTAACTACTTAGGTGAAGACATCAACACAAGCTTCGCATCAGGATATGACCTAACCATGATTGGTGCCCGCTTTAATGACGGTGTTTTCCAACCAGAAAGTGGTGAACCAGAATGGCTCGCTTACTTATTACTCACAACAGTGGATGACTTTAACGAACTGTACGGAGAAGATTACCAACTTGAAGAAAACCAAGCGCTGTATGCTAGTCAAATCAAAAATGCAAAAGAGTTAGACCAGATCACCCTATTAGCTGATGATGACAACAAACAAGTATTAGACTTACAAGCTATCGATGAAACCTACATGCCAACCAATTATGTTGGCGACATTATGTACCTAGTTGTCCCTAATGAAGACGTCCTAAATGAAATCCGCGAAAACTTCTTAATCAGTGTCTATGGTAGTGACGAACCAGTTAAAGCTGAGCCTAGTCAAAGTCTCTATTTTGATGTAGATGATGAAGCACAAGCCAAAGAAATTGAACAAATGATTGCGGATAACCGTATTGCAGTAACAATCGGTAACCATACTTATCGTATCTCTTCAAAACAAAGTATGACTAAAGAACTATACAGCTTAAATGGTGGTTTCTTATTCCTGGGGATGATTGTGGGTATCGTACTCATTATCGGTACAATCTTAATGCTTTACTTTAAGCAAATTTCAGAAGGTTATGATGACAAAGAAAAATTCGATATCATGGGCCAAGTTGGACTACCAGATAGCTTAATCAAGCAAACTATTCAAAAACAAGTCTTTTGGATATTCGCCCTACCAAGTATCGTAGCAGTTTTAAACGCCGTCATGGCACATAAAATTGTCATGTCCCTATTACGAACACTAGGCTTAATCGCCCCTACAACCGTACTTACAGCGTATGGTATTGTGATTGTCGTATTCATCGCAATCTATGCCATCTGTTACCTCATTACCTCTAAAATGTACTACGCGATTATTAAGAAAGAAATGTAA
- the ftsY gene encoding signal recognition particle-docking protein FtsY — MGLFDRIKRAFTGEDEIVEQQRQSESPSQDQIVFEKYDKGVEKTRRSFSDRMNELFAGFRQVDDEFFDDLEETFISSDVGFDMTLALSDAVREEIQRRGASSGEQVKDVIIEKMVEIYDKGGEPNVEINENPDGPTVVLFVGVNGVGKTTTIGKMAYQLKQDGKKVLLAAGDTFRAGAIEQLEEWARRIDVPIVTGKAQGDPASVAFDAAKTAREGGYDYLLVDTAGRLQTKINLMNELDKMKRILTRELPGSPHEILLVLDATTGQNALVQAKEFDKTVDIDGIVLTKLDGTAKGGVIFAIRYEMDIPVKFIGLGEKVDDLQVFDAEKFIYQLIKDVVEV, encoded by the coding sequence ATGGGATTATTTGACCGTATTAAACGCGCGTTTACGGGTGAGGATGAGATTGTTGAGCAACAGCGTCAATCTGAATCGCCTAGTCAAGACCAGATTGTCTTTGAAAAGTACGATAAGGGTGTTGAGAAGACACGTCGTTCTTTCTCTGACCGTATGAATGAATTGTTTGCTGGTTTCCGCCAAGTTGATGATGAGTTTTTTGATGATTTAGAAGAAACTTTCATTTCTTCTGATGTTGGTTTTGACATGACACTTGCCTTATCTGATGCAGTGCGTGAGGAAATACAACGTCGCGGTGCTAGTTCAGGGGAGCAAGTAAAAGATGTCATCATTGAAAAAATGGTGGAGATTTACGACAAAGGTGGCGAGCCGAATGTTGAAATCAATGAAAATCCAGACGGTCCAACAGTTGTTTTATTTGTTGGAGTGAATGGTGTCGGCAAAACGACTACCATTGGTAAAATGGCTTACCAATTAAAACAAGATGGTAAAAAAGTCTTGCTTGCTGCGGGAGATACTTTCCGTGCGGGTGCGATTGAGCAATTAGAAGAATGGGCACGTCGTATTGATGTACCAATTGTGACTGGTAAAGCGCAAGGGGACCCAGCTTCTGTGGCTTTTGACGCTGCTAAAACTGCGCGTGAAGGTGGCTACGACTACTTATTAGTAGATACAGCTGGACGTTTACAAACTAAAATTAATCTAATGAATGAATTAGATAAAATGAAGCGTATCTTAACACGGGAATTACCTGGTTCGCCTCATGAAATATTATTGGTACTCGACGCAACAACAGGACAAAATGCCTTAGTCCAAGCTAAAGAGTTTGATAAGACTGTAGACATTGACGGTATTGTCTTAACCAAACTTGACGGAACTGCCAAGGGTGGTGTGATCTTTGCGATTCGCTATGAGATGGATATTCCAGTTAAATTTATCGGTCTTGGTGAAAAAGTAGATGACCTGCAAGTATTTGATGCAGAGAAATTTATTTATCAATTGATTAAAGATGTTGTAGAAGTTTAA
- a CDS encoding Cof-type HAD-IIB family hydrolase, whose amino-acid sequence MIELIAIDLDGTLLRNDKTISEGNRAMVRKAIDNGVDVAICTGRPLEAIQKFLDTLGTNTADHYSITYNGGLVVQNKTGKVASQVTMSMADAKRLYDVMASLELPLEAVLIDAVYQFPFPENHPGLYQETMNFLPFKQFDMDNLDPETAIFKVVVNTETDHLISVIDQIPNWVFEDFEVMRSHPFQLEIMPKGIDKGAGVSHLADILELTKDQVMVIGDEENDLAMLKWAGTSVVMENGRPDVKEFADYITDSNENDGVAKAIDHFVFFETDD is encoded by the coding sequence ATGATTGAATTAATTGCAATTGATTTAGATGGCACTTTGTTACGGAATGATAAGACGATTAGTGAGGGTAACCGCGCAATGGTCCGCAAGGCGATTGATAACGGTGTGGATGTCGCAATTTGTACTGGGCGCCCACTTGAAGCGATCCAAAAATTCTTGGATACTTTGGGTACCAATACTGCTGACCACTATTCAATTACTTATAACGGTGGATTAGTTGTTCAAAATAAGACTGGTAAGGTGGCTAGCCAAGTGACCATGTCTATGGCGGATGCTAAACGGTTATATGACGTGATGGCATCTTTAGAATTGCCACTTGAAGCGGTATTAATTGATGCAGTTTACCAATTCCCATTCCCTGAAAATCATCCGGGTCTCTACCAAGAAACGATGAACTTCTTACCGTTTAAACAATTTGATATGGACAATTTAGATCCAGAAACGGCTATTTTTAAAGTAGTTGTGAATACAGAAACTGATCATTTAATAAGTGTGATTGATCAAATTCCGAACTGGGTGTTTGAAGATTTTGAAGTGATGCGTAGTCATCCTTTCCAATTAGAAATCATGCCTAAAGGGATTGATAAAGGTGCTGGTGTGAGTCATTTAGCTGATATTTTAGAATTAACTAAAGACCAAGTGATGGTAATTGGTGACGAGGAAAATGACTTAGCTATGCTTAAGTGGGCCGGTACATCTGTGGTGATGGAAAATGGTCGACCAGATGTAAAAGAGTTCGCTGACTACATCACAGACTCGAATGAAAATGACGGTGTTGCTAAAGCAATTGACCATTTCGTTTTCTTTGAAACAGATGACTAA